The Roseovarius sp. EL26 genome contains the following window.
GCGTTGGAATAGCCCGGACGTTGTCCCGCCACCTGCGCATCCCAAGCCCGTAATCCACCACGAAGGAAGGCGCCCTGTACCTCGCCCGATCCAAAGGCAAAGATCGCGTATTTGTTCGACACGGCGGGTGCTGGCGCACCGGACACGTTGTTGATGTCGGGTGAAGCGACCAACTGCCATGCAATACGGCCGCTGTTTTTGTTCAATGCCCAAGCTACATCATCTCCAGCAACCACATAGACCAGATCGCCAACAACAGTTGGCGTTCCATTGCCGGTTGCGCGCAGGTTTTGCTGCCATTTGACGTTACCAGTTGCCACATCAAGCGCAGTAAGCAGGCCAAAACCTGATGAGACATAAAGCGTATTGCCCTCAACCGCCAAGCCACCACCGCTTGCGTCAGAGGCGGATTCGTTTGCAGGCACGAGGTTCTTCGACCAGATCACCTGACCAGCGGTCGACACGGCCGTAACTGTTGCGTGCGCGTCCAGTGTGAATACACGCCCGCCAGAGACCACTGGGTCGGCGGTGATGCGCGCACGGTTTCCGTCCCCTGCCCCAATGGACACAGACCATGCCAATTGCGGCGTGCTGCGCAGCGCGGGGTGATCTGTCCTGAACGCAGGAGAGTTGGGTGATTGCGCCCAATTGGCGTTATTTTTAGCAGCTGGCAGCTTGAGAGGTGTGGCCTTCGTCGGAGCCTGAGCACTTGCCGAAGTCGCAGCATCTTCTTCACTCAGAACCGACCTAATGTTTTCCCGCTCACCTTGCAGAATAGGGTCATCTTTGCTGCAGGCTGTTAAAGCAATGAGGATTGCCGCCCCGGAAAATAGCTTGGTCGGTTTCAATACTCTGCTCCCACTTCAATCGTATGCTTGCAAGATTCTGACCTGCAAGCGGTCATTCGTTACTCGTTTGATACCGTGACTTTTGGTTCACCACCAAGCGCAACAATCAACTGCGTGACCCGATTGCGTAAAGATGGTGTCGCCAAGGCATTCTCTTCGATCCCTGCAAGGCGTGTCAAAGCGGCATCTCGATCGCCGGTTTCAATGTCAATAATTGCCAATTGTTCCTCGGCAAGCAATCCAGTGACCCCGGCAGATAACGCCAGCCCTTCAAGGCGGGTGCGCCTGTCATCAATGTTGATGCCTGAGTCAGGCAATGACATCGCTTTAAGCGTCGCAATCTGACGATAAACCGGCTGTACGCCTTCGGAATCGGCAATTGACAACAAGCGTACCGCAGCTTCTTCTGGGGCTTCGCTACCCTCTTCCCCTGCAGTCAATAACTCAAGAACAGCTTGGCCGTCTGCATTTGGGGCTACAATATCAGCTAGGGCCGCAGCCCGCACAGCCCGATCGGGACGCTCCAACGCAGTAATGATGGAATCTCCAAAATCCTGTGCAGCTTGCTGTTCGCCGGATTTTTTCCATTCATTCCAAGCTGTTCCGGCCACCAATGCAATCGCGACAACCGCGGCGATCCAACCATAGCGGCGCATAAAACCAAACAGGCGCTCTCGGCGGACTTCATCGGTGACTTCGTCAATGAAACTATCGGTATCGCTCACGCATCTATCCTCGCTGCATTCGCCCCCCTCTTAACCCGAAGCCCTCCGCCTGCCAAGAGGCTGCGGCATATGTACGTTCCAACCACCCATATTATTGCACACTCAATTAATCTGAACTATACGGTTCAGGAATATATGTAATTGAATTCAGCAGATCGCACCCTACATTTGTGCGACCGGCTCTGAACCCATGCAGAAGGTATTGGAATGCGGATTTTTCCTATTATTGCGGCCTTTATTGCGTCCGTGCTTGTGTATTTGTTCATTTTTCAGCGCGACTCCCTTTCGGGTGGCGCTGAAAGCACGCCTGCCACAGACGAAAACGTGGTTACGTCAGAACCGTCTCAGGACGCAGCGGAAGATGCCAATGCGGTTCGTGTCATCGCGGTGAAATCAATTGCGCGTGAAATCGACAGCGCACTCGTGATCCGGGGACAGACCGAAGCCGACCGCGAAGTTGAATTGCAGTCTGAAACCTCAGGACAGGTCATTTCAAACCCTTTGCGCAAAGGCGCATTTGTAACTGCAGGCGATGTGTTGTGCGAGCTTGATCCGGCAACGCGAGAAGCCAACTTAGCCGAAGCCATAGCCCGCCTGGCCGAAGCTAAGACGCGCATCCCAGAAGCCAAAGCGCGACAAAAAGAAGCCGAAGCTCAACTGTCTGAGGCTATGATCAACAATAATGCCTCTGAAAAACTATCAGAAGGTGGCTATGCCTCCGATGTACGGCTAGCACAAACCCGTGCCGCCGTCAGCTCTGCCGAAGCTTTGGTAGAGGCCGCTGCCTCTGGCGTAGGGGCAGCCCAGTCCGGCATTCAGTCCGCTGAGGCTTCAGTTGCCGCCGCTGAGAAAGAAATTGAGCGCCTACGGATCAGCGCGCCCTTTGATGGCCTGCTCGAATCCGACACCGCTGAATTGGGCAGCTTGCTATTGCCCGGTGGGGCCTGTGCCACAGTGATTCAACTGGACCCAATCAAGCTGGTTGGGTTTGTTCCAGAAACCGAAATCAGTCGCATTACACTGGGCGCCGACGCTCGGGCGCGGATGGCCACCGGTGACGACGTCACCGGCCAAGTCTCGTTTCTGTCACGCAGTGCGGATCAGATCACCCGCACCTTCCGTGTTGAAATTCAGGTTCCAAACCCTGATCTGATCCTGCGCGACGGACAAACCACCGAGATCCGCATCTCAGCAGAAGGCAATCAAGCGCACCTTCTGCCGCAATCCGCCCTGACGTTGAACGATGCCGGTGTCTTGGGCGTCCGTATTGTAGGCCCCCAGAATACTGCCAAATTTGTCCCTGTTGTGTTGCTGAAAGATACCAACCAAGGCATCTGGCTGGCCGGACTGCCCGACACTGCCGAGGTAATCATCATTGGGCAGGAATATATCATTGACGGCGTTCCGGTCCTGCCGACCTATCAGGAGCTGGGCCAATGACCGGATTGGTCGATTGGGCCGCAAGCCGCGCACGAATGGTCGTAGCCTTTATCGTGCTCTCCATTATGGCGGGCACATTGGCTTATGTGAGCTTACCAAAAGAAGGTGAGCCAGATATCGAAATTCCAGCTCTTTTTGTGTCTGTCATCTTCCCAGGCATCTCTGCTGAAGACAGCGAGAAGCTGCTCGTCAAAGTGATGGAGACCGAACTAAGCGACCTAGACGGCCTCAAGGAAATGACAGGTACCGCCGCAGAAAACTATGCGGGTGTAGCGCTCGAGTTTGAATTCGGCTGGGATAAAACCAAAATCCTAGCGGATGTGCGTGATGCTATGAACGCCGCTGAGGCGGATTTCCCTGATGGGGCAGAAAAATACACCGTCAACGAAATCAATTTTAGTGAATTTCCAATCATTATTGTCAACCTATCCGGTGCTGTGCCCGAACGTACGATGGCGCGATTGGCCAAAGATCTGCAGGATAAGTTGGAAGGATTGGAGCCTGTTCTTGAAGCTGGGATCGCGGGCAATCGCGACGAAATGGTCGAAGTGCTCATCGACCCATTGCGATTGGAGGCCTACAACGTCACCGCGACAGAGCTGATCTCAGTTGTGCGCAACAACAACCAGTTGATTGCTGCGGGCGAGGTGGAGAGCGAACAGGGGACATTTTCCGTCAAAATCCCGTCGTCCTTTGACGAGCCGAAAGATGTTTATGACCTGCCAATCAAAACCAACGGGGACCGCGTCGTCACATTGGGGGATCTGGCCACAATCAGCCTGACATTCGAAGATCGCCAAGGCACCGCGCGCTTCAACGGTGAAAACTCAGTTGCCCTGCAAGTGGTCAAACGCAAGGGTTTCAACATCATCGACACCTCAGCCCTGATCCGCGAAACCGTCGACGAGGCCCGAAGAGAATGGCCCGAAGAATTGCAGGCGGTAATCGATGTTGGCGCTTCGAATGATCAATCCCGTATCGTGGCATCGATGGTCAAACAACTTGAAGGGTCGGTTCTTACCGCGATTGCGCTGGTGATGATCGTCACGCTGGCGGCGCTCGGCATTCGCCCTGCCCTGCTGGTGGGTTTTGCGATTCCTACCTCGTTCCTTTTGTGCTTCGCCCTGCTAGCGATCATGGGCGTGGCCGTTTCAAATATGGTGATGTTCGGATTAATTTTGGCCGTAGGTATGTTGGTGGACGGCGCGATTGTTGTGGTGGAATATGCCGACAAACGCATTGATGAAGGCTCTGGCCCGATGCACGCCTATGTCGAGGCCGCCAAGCGCATGTTCTGGCCTGTGGTCAGCTCGACCGCCACAACCCTCTGTGCCTTCCTGCCGATGCTGTTCTGGCCCGGTATCCCGGGGCAGTTTATGGGCATGTTGCCTGTCACGTTGATCTTTGTCCTGTCCGCGTCGCTGCTGGTAGCCTTGGTCTATTTACCTGTTATGGGTGGCGTGACCGGCCGTATTGAACGTTGGTTCGACACGTACATCAGGCAGGTCGCCGATATGTCCTGGAAATGGCATCTAGTCATCTTTCCGGCGACCATCGCCGGGTTCTTCCTTGCGACGACCATGGTGCCCTTGCTGTTCGGTACTGTCTCGCTTCAGTTTTCAGCGATGGACATGGGGCGCATTCTTGCCTCGGTCATCCCGACCTTGACAGGTGCCTTCCTGACGCTGTTGGGTGCGATGGTTTTTGTTGCGGTCGGATTTATCAGCTTGATCGGGATGATGTTGGGGTTCATGGCTGTGTTTCGCAGGTTTGTTCGCTACATCAAATGGACCTTCCGCCGCTTCTTTCCGCTTGAAGAGCGCGCCATTGAATCCGGTTACCACCGCACGCCTTTCGGGCGTTTCATCCACATGATCGCAGGCAACCCGGTTGCCCCCCTACTGGCCTTCTGCGCGATCTTTGTATTGGTTGGCAGTGTTCTGATCTTCTACATCGGTAACAACCGCGGCACTGAGTTCTTTGTCGAAACCGAGCCGGAAAATGCGCTGGTCTACGTCCGCGCGCGTGGTAACCTGTCGTTGGATCAAAAAGACGACCTACTTCAACAAGCTGAAGAAATTGTCCTAAATCACCCCCATGTCGAAAGCGCCTTTGCCTTTGCCGGGGATGGCGGCCTCAACAACAACACTGGTGGCGCTTCGCCTCCACGCGATACGGTCGGTCAGATTCAGTTTGAACTGATCCCTTGGGATAAGCGTCCCACTATACGCGAAACATGGTTCACCATTCCGCTATTTGGGTGGGAAATTAAACGCCAACTGACGGACCCAGCGGCCAATGGCACACGTACTGTGGCAGAGCTGACCACCGAACTGGAGAAAATCCATGGAATCAAAGTTGAAATTCTGACGCTTGAACAAGGCCCGGCTTCAGCCAAACCGGTGCATCTACGGATCAAGGGCGATAATTGGGAAGCATTGCAGTCCTTTACTAAGTCCGCTCGCGCCAAATTTGAAGAAACCGAAGGCCTGGCCCTGATCGAGGATACCCTTCCGCTACCCCGGATCGACTGGCAGATCGACGTCGATGTGGAACAGGCCGGGCGGTATGGCACGGATGTCGCCACTGTCGGCGCCATGGTCCAACTGATCACACGGGGTATTTTGCTGGGTAACATGCGCACCGACAGCAGCGATGAGGAGATTGACATCCGAGTGCGCCTTCCCGAGGAATTCCGCGTTCTTTCAACCCTCGACACGCTAAAACTGCGCACCGCAGACGGGCTTGTCCCACTTAGCAATTTTGTCTCGCGCCAGCCGGTTCCGGGCATTGCCCAGGTCGACCGGATTGATCAGACACGGTTCTTTGATGTGAAAGCTGCGGTCGAAAATGGGCTGACCAAATCCATCACCGCCGAAGATGGCACCGTCAGCGAAACCCCCATCAATCCCAATGAGCGAATTGCGATGCTGACCGAGTGGCTCGAAAGCGGTGTTGTTCCGCCCGGTATCATCGTTGAGTGGACCGGCGATGCCGAGGATCAAGAAGAATCCGGAGAGTTTCTTCAAAAGGCATTCCTTGGTGCATTGGGCTTGATGTTCATCATTCTGCTGGCACAGTTCAACAGCGTTTATAATGCCGTGCTCGTCTTGCTGGCCGTGGTATTGTCGACCACCGGGGTTCTGATCGGCATGCTGGTAATGAACCAACCGTTTTCGATCATCATGACCGGAACTGGTATCGTGGCCTTAGCTGGGATTGTGGTGAACAACAACATTGTTCTCATTGATACTTATCAGGAGTATTCACGCTACATGCCCCGTATCGAGGCTATCACCCGCACCGCAGAGGCGCGTATTCGTCCCGTTCTATTAACTACAATTACCACAATGGCAGGCCTCACCCCGATGATGTTTGGTCTCAGCCTGAACTTTGCTGATGGTGGTTACAGTTTCAACAGCCCCACCGCCCTGTGGTGGAAGCAGTTGGCCACCGCCGTGGTCTTTGGGTTGGGCATTGCGACGGTTCTGACATTGATCTTTACCCCCGCCATGTTGGCATTGCGAATCTGGATCGGCACTTACCTGATATGGCTGGCCCGAATGGCCGCCAAGATGTCACAAGGTACTGCCAGCCGGGCTGCGCAAGACTGGGCGCTGACCCATGCTGCCAAGCGCGTGCCCGCACCTGAAATCCTGTGGGATGATACCAGAGCTCACGGATCCGGTGCTTGGACCACACAAGCACAAGAGACTGGGTCAGATGCAAAGGCAGATGTGCAAGCAAGTGACCCTACATCGGGCAAACCTTTGCGCGCGGCAGAGTAGGTAATGTCGAACGCCATTGAGATTGCATTGAATTATATCGAGGCTTCCAATCGTAGTGATATGGAGGCCATCACATCTATGATGAACCCCAGCACCACCTACAGTTCTCAAAATACGGGGCTGTATCTGGGAGATGAGCAGATCATGGCCATGCAGGCCGCATTTCATGCAGATTTTGTGTCACTGCACTGGGACATATCAGAACTCCAAGAGATCCGCCCCGGTGTAGTACAATTTGCCTTTACCATGTCTGGTACAAAGCAGACAGGTGAGCAGATCTCAGTGGCCGGCCAAGAGACAGTCATTGTCTACAATAACTGTCTGCAACACATTGAGGTAAAATCAATAACTATCCCCAGCGAACCAAACCAATGATGGCTGACGCCGCATAGAAAAATTGCAGGGCTAGGAACGCCCAACGCCGATCTATCAGCGCCCAAGCGGCAAACAGACCGGATGAGATCAGCAGCAAACTAAAGCCGAGCAACTCGTTGCCTGTATTGGATGCAATCAACAACGCATAGACAATGGCAAGCGCAGAGCCTGACACCTCAAATGCTGTTATAAGTTTTGATTTATGTATCTCTGATTTCATTTCTGATCACCCCTCGGGAAAGAAAGTACATCGGCACAACACCGGCAAGCCTTGTTTGTCACTTGCCAAAACATGAATCAAATGGGATAATTTCATAATTCAATCTAATTCCTTCATATACAGGAAATCACATGAGCCCGCGTCTAGATATCGACGCCCTGAAAACTCTCTGCGCCATCGCGGATCATGGCGGTATAACCCGCGCGTCAGACCATCTTGCGCTGTCGCAATCAGCGGTCAGCCATAAAATCAAACGTCTTGAGCAAAACATTGATTGCACTCTGCTCACGCGCCGCGCCGGTGCGCCGTTGCTCAGCAGCGAGGGGCTGCGCCTGCTAGGATACGCCCGTCGAATTCTCGCCCTACATGATGAAGCATTGTTAAGCTTTAGCAAGAAACCGTTAACCGGGAAAATCAGGCTAGGCATGACCGAGGATGTGACCAGCAGCGATCTATCGCGGATCCTTGGTCGCTACACCCGGCTTCATCCCAATGTTGCCGTCCGCTCGCGTGTTAGGCAAAGCCTGATCCTGCAAGAAGAGCTGCGGCAGGGCGAAATCGACCTCGCCATCATGCAGGTTTTCAGCCATCAGTTAAAACCGCAGGATGTCGTCCTTTTTGAGGATAAGATGCACTGGGTCAAAGCGACGGATGTTGTTATCTCGGACAAAAAACCAATTCCTTTTCTGGCTTATGACGCGCAATGTTTTTACCGCCAATGGGTGATGGATTCGGAGCGAATGTTTTATCCTGGGGTTGAGGAGGTTCTAGAGTGCGCCAGCTCTGCCGGGATTGCCTCGGCCGTGAAATCGGGACTTGGGGTTGCCTTGTTGCCCGGGCGCTATCTGTCTAAAGAGATGCAAATAATGGAATCCCCTTTTCCACCAGCCCCCGATATCACCTATATCGTGCGTGTTGCCCAGCAATCCCGATCCAAGCCAGTGACTGCACTGGCTCGGGAAATCGTTGAAAACGTTAGCTTCTATCCCACTCTGCAAGTCGCTTGATTTTCCTTATTCGGGTTGCTGAATGTTGACCTGTTCCAGAATTTGCGCAGCCCAATCTCCGATAATCGGGACAAATTCGACTTGGCTTAACGACCAAACGAAGACAGACAAAACAACTGAGGCCCCCAAAACCGTACCCAGACCAAAGGCCATGCCACGCGCCAAATTGAAGAGCATCAATCTGGGAAATGAATTTTGAATTCGAAGGAATCTGTGCCTGTTGAAACGTTCCAGCTCGCGCCCTATTTGCTGCAATTCCTGGTACAGGTCTTTATTATTCATCTATATCTCCGGCAGATCTGAACTGGATCAGTTAAATGTCGCAGCTACATCATACATCACAGGTTCGAAGCTTTTGCAAAGTGCGTTGAACTTGCGATTGTGCACACGCATCTCATCACTGCGCAGCATAGCCTGAAAATCTTCACGTCGTTCCCATTGGGAATAATTCGCAATCCGGGTTTGTGCATCATTCACATGCAGACCCGCGGCAATGAACCCCGGTTGTTTTGATATGAACGCATCATAGGCTGCCGTCAGTTCATCGAGAAGATCCTGACAGGTGCCCGGCGTCATTTCAAAAGTTGTGATAACCGTCTGGTAGCTGTTGGATTTCTTGATGTTGGGCATGGCGACTCTCCTGTTTGCTGAACCAAGCCTAGCAGTTTGCACACGAAGCGCAAAATATTCAGTCTTAACAGATGATTTACCATTTTTCAGCATGGTTAACGTGGAGGGCTTATGCTTCGCGTCATCACAGCTATGTTCACGATTACAGCGGCGCAGCTTCACGCCGGGGCTTGGCCACGTGACGAAGGGCAGGTGTTTTTGTCTTTTTCAGTCGAGTCTGAAACCGAGTTCCCCTATCGCACTTATAGTGCCCTCTATGTTGAATATGGCGCGACAGACAAGCTGACATTCGGGCTGGATATTGGTGGCGACACCACTGAGATGTCCAAAGCGATCGCCTTTTTCCGCTATCCGGGTAAGACCAGCCCCGGCGGCCTCAGGACAGCTTGGGAGCTGGGGATTGGCTTGGCAGATGGCGACTTCGCCTTTCGGCCCGGCATCTCATATGGGCTCGGCATAAAATGGGGTGAAATCGATGGTTGGTTGGGGTTGGAAACCCGTAGCATCATTTTCACGAATGGCCTGGCCGGCACGTTCGAGGCCGACGCTACCCTTGGCCTGTCTATCAGCAAACGCAATAAGTTGATATTTCAACTTCAAAGCGGCATGCCTCCGCTTGAGCAAACCTATATAAAAATAGCCCCGTCTCTTGTGCGAGAACAGAGCCCCGGCCGCCATCTGGAAATAGGTGCAGCCGCCGGGGTCATGGGGACAGATGAATTCAAAATAAAAATAGGCACCTGGCGCCAGTTTTAAATGCAAAAGCCCAACCTTTAGAGTGCATCATCAATCCGGATATGCACCAATGCGGCACCGCGCAATGGTTTTTCCCACTGCAAATGCACTTGATCCTTATCAGGTCCCTGTTTGACCTGCACATAAGGCACGCCGTGATAGGACCCACCGGCACCGTCCAACAATGGCTGGGTTAGTACAAATGAATCCACCCTTTGTGCATTAGCTCCAAACGGTAGTTTGTCATTGGCGTCTATGACCCACGTCTGCGTCGGGCTGGCCTCGGTATGTGCAATCACAGCGGGGTTGACGCTGGGTATTGTCACATTGCTGTATGTGTTATTTGCAAATGTTACATTCTGCACGCGGTCAAAATCAAGTGCCGCAAAGCTCGTATCGAGGCTTTCGACACGGTTGATGTTGTCACCAATAATTCGGAACGAATTCCCGTTAACATTCAACCCATTAATAAAGTGCCCAGGCCCATAAGGCTTGACCATCATAAACGTGAACCAAGGTGCGACATGGCTCACAATGAACACATTATCACTGACATTTAGGGAACTGAACGAAAACTCGCTAGAAAAGTCTGGGGTGGCATCATGTTCATTAGCCCATTCGATAAAATTGTTATCAATGTAGTTTCCCACAATTGTCGCACGGTTGTTGGTTCGGGTCAGGACAAGTCCCGCCGTTCTAGGCGAGTTCTGTCGCCCATCCCCCTGAAAATAATGATTGCCCGTGATGATTGAACTTGAGCCTGCAAGAACTGCAAAATGTCGAAAATAAGTCGCCCGGTTGTCCCGTAACTTTACATCATTTGCATTGGCGTTCAGCCCGATCGATATCCTATCGACGGCTGCAAGTGGTGCCTCATCGGACAAGAACTGACATTGATCAATCAACATGCCCTGATCCCCATTGGCAAAACTGGTGATACCACGATTTTTTGGACGCGTGAAAAAACAGTCTTTAAACGTAAACGCTTTGGCGTTTTGTGGCAAAAGCACCGCACTACAGCGCCCTGAGCACTGAAATTCGACATCTGAGACGGTAAACTTTCCAAGCTCTTCAAATCCACTAAAGTCAAGGATGTATTTAAACCGCCGGAATGTGAACACCTGCGTGCCGCCCGCGTCATACAATGGCAAATTCAGTGTAATCTCCTGCGCTGCAATGTTTTTTTCAGCGACATATACTTCACGCCCAACACCGTTGCCTTCCACCAGAGATCCAACAGGGATGCTGGCCACATTAGCTACACCAGTCAGTTTTTTCGCATTGTTTGCGCTATATGTCGCCTGCGAGGTTAAGACTTCTGTATCCCACTTTGAAGATGGCTTGACGCTGATCTGGCCGTTTCGAATGACCCTTCTTTGCGAAAATACGGTTCTGTTGGAAACGGCTGCCTGCATATCGATTGGTCCGGAAATATCGAACCGTAACCCCCCCAAATCCAAGGTCTCATGCGCGACATTGTTCAACAGCGCCTGAAACGCTTTTCTTAGAGCCTCTTCGTTACTGCCGAAAACCCGGATATAGTCGGGCAAATCAAAATTTTGCACCATCGCAAAAATCTTATCGACAGGCATCGTAACCGTGCCTTCGATTTTGACCGGAGACTGGAAAGTCACACTGTCTCCTAGGTAATGCACCCCTGCGGAAATCAGCACCTCACGCCCATTCGCAGCGGCATCAGCAGCCTCAAACGCCGCATGGTCGTCAGTCACCCCATCGCCCACGGCGCCAAAATCACGCACATCAACCGTGCTCAACATATCGCGAAGAAATGCACTGGTAACATCTTCGATCTCGATGCCATCAATCCGAACGATGCCGTCGTTAGGTCCGGTCAGGTCTAATCCGAAATGGCCATAAATCGGCCCTAGCCCCCAAGGCATATCAACCCCACTGCGTTGACCTGTACCCACGATCGCACTGATCTCTACCACTTGGCCGTAGGTCGTCAGGCTGACCTCGGGCCCCACTTCAGTCAGGCCAGAAACATGCGCATCACCAGCGCCCCCCGCCCAGGCTGCAATTCTAACATTCGGCAGGTTACCGGTAATAGCCTTAATCTTCGCCTTGATCCGTAAATAGCACCCTGGCAGGATCGGCGTCTGTCCCATGTAACGCAATTTTTGCACGCCTTGGGTCTTTTGCATTTCCAGCGCGCCACCAAAATCCTGATCTGATGGTGTATAGATCGCGTTCAATGCTCCCTGATACGTCGCCGACCCCGCAGTGCCGTCCTCGCTGGACCACACATCCAGCCCATCCGAGAATTGAGGCGGCATGAAAGTAATGCCATCGGTAACTGCCTTGTTCATGAAATTCCCTTTCCGCATCCCTGTGCTCTCAGCCCAGCAAGGCGGAAGGAAGGGGATGACATATGTTTCACCTGACCGAGCCGCGCCCGATGGCAAAGGGAATTATCAATCCAAAGTTAACGAAGGCTCAGCGCACCGTGACGGTACGTGGGGCTTGGCCGTGTCTAATCCAACGCGATGAACACCCGACCCGCCTCAACTTTCACCGGATATGTGACCAAATCAGTCGTGCAGGGTGCCGACAGAGCTTTGCCAGTGCAAATATCAAATCGGCCACCATGCAATGGGCATTCAATTACGCAATCAATCACCATCCCATCTTCCAAACTCTGCTCTTCATGAGTGCACATCAAATCCGAGGCAAAGTACCCTTTTTCTGTGTTATAAATTGCGTAGTTACGGCCATTGTGCATCCAAGCAATCAGATCTTCGTCGTCAACATCATCGGTTGCGCAGGCATCAATCCATTGGCTCATATTATCGTCTTTCATTACATCGTTCGTTGGGCGATCCGATCGACCGGCCCGCCATCTGTGAT
Protein-coding sequences here:
- a CDS encoding PQQ-like beta-propeller repeat protein, producing the protein MKPTKLFSGAAILIALTACSKDDPILQGERENIRSVLSEEDAATSASAQAPTKATPLKLPAAKNNANWAQSPNSPAFRTDHPALRSTPQLAWSVSIGAGDGNRARITADPVVSGGRVFTLDAHATVTAVSTAGQVIWSKNLVPANESASDASGGGLAVEGNTLYVSSGFGLLTALDVATGNVKWQQNLRATGNGTPTVVGDLVYVVAGDDVAWALNKNSGRIAWQLVASPDINNVSGAPAPAVSNKYAIFAFGSGEVQGAFLRGGLRAWDAQVAGQRPGYSNASIGDITGGPIIVGDKVFIGNHSGRLVAVNVASGKRIWTALDGPLNQIWPAGDSIFIVSDRNELLRLSANDGSRIWARTLPFFTKKKPRKQSEIYAHHGPVLAGGRLVVASNDGKLRFFNPQNGTPQGEVELPGGATTNPVIAGGTLYVVSSKGQLLAFR
- a CDS encoding efflux RND transporter periplasmic adaptor subunit; this encodes MRIFPIIAAFIASVLVYLFIFQRDSLSGGAESTPATDENVVTSEPSQDAAEDANAVRVIAVKSIAREIDSALVIRGQTEADREVELQSETSGQVISNPLRKGAFVTAGDVLCELDPATREANLAEAIARLAEAKTRIPEAKARQKEAEAQLSEAMINNNASEKLSEGGYASDVRLAQTRAAVSSAEALVEAAASGVGAAQSGIQSAEASVAAAEKEIERLRISAPFDGLLESDTAELGSLLLPGGACATVIQLDPIKLVGFVPETEISRITLGADARARMATGDDVTGQVSFLSRSADQITRTFRVEIQVPNPDLILRDGQTTEIRISAEGNQAHLLPQSALTLNDAGVLGVRIVGPQNTAKFVPVVLLKDTNQGIWLAGLPDTAEVIIIGQEYIIDGVPVLPTYQELGQ
- a CDS encoding efflux RND transporter permease subunit; this encodes MTGLVDWAASRARMVVAFIVLSIMAGTLAYVSLPKEGEPDIEIPALFVSVIFPGISAEDSEKLLVKVMETELSDLDGLKEMTGTAAENYAGVALEFEFGWDKTKILADVRDAMNAAEADFPDGAEKYTVNEINFSEFPIIIVNLSGAVPERTMARLAKDLQDKLEGLEPVLEAGIAGNRDEMVEVLIDPLRLEAYNVTATELISVVRNNNQLIAAGEVESEQGTFSVKIPSSFDEPKDVYDLPIKTNGDRVVTLGDLATISLTFEDRQGTARFNGENSVALQVVKRKGFNIIDTSALIRETVDEARREWPEELQAVIDVGASNDQSRIVASMVKQLEGSVLTAIALVMIVTLAALGIRPALLVGFAIPTSFLLCFALLAIMGVAVSNMVMFGLILAVGMLVDGAIVVVEYADKRIDEGSGPMHAYVEAAKRMFWPVVSSTATTLCAFLPMLFWPGIPGQFMGMLPVTLIFVLSASLLVALVYLPVMGGVTGRIERWFDTYIRQVADMSWKWHLVIFPATIAGFFLATTMVPLLFGTVSLQFSAMDMGRILASVIPTLTGAFLTLLGAMVFVAVGFISLIGMMLGFMAVFRRFVRYIKWTFRRFFPLEERAIESGYHRTPFGRFIHMIAGNPVAPLLAFCAIFVLVGSVLIFYIGNNRGTEFFVETEPENALVYVRARGNLSLDQKDDLLQQAEEIVLNHPHVESAFAFAGDGGLNNNTGGASPPRDTVGQIQFELIPWDKRPTIRETWFTIPLFGWEIKRQLTDPAANGTRTVAELTTELEKIHGIKVEILTLEQGPASAKPVHLRIKGDNWEALQSFTKSARAKFEETEGLALIEDTLPLPRIDWQIDVDVEQAGRYGTDVATVGAMVQLITRGILLGNMRTDSSDEEIDIRVRLPEEFRVLSTLDTLKLRTADGLVPLSNFVSRQPVPGIAQVDRIDQTRFFDVKAAVENGLTKSITAEDGTVSETPINPNERIAMLTEWLESGVVPPGIIVEWTGDAEDQEESGEFLQKAFLGALGLMFIILLAQFNSVYNAVLVLLAVVLSTTGVLIGMLVMNQPFSIIMTGTGIVALAGIVVNNNIVLIDTYQEYSRYMPRIEAITRTAEARIRPVLLTTITTMAGLTPMMFGLSLNFADGGYSFNSPTALWWKQLATAVVFGLGIATVLTLIFTPAMLALRIWIGTYLIWLARMAAKMSQGTASRAAQDWALTHAAKRVPAPEILWDDTRAHGSGAWTTQAQETGSDAKADVQASDPTSGKPLRAAE
- a CDS encoding nuclear transport factor 2 family protein, whose translation is MSNAIEIALNYIEASNRSDMEAITSMMNPSTTYSSQNTGLYLGDEQIMAMQAAFHADFVSLHWDISELQEIRPGVVQFAFTMSGTKQTGEQISVAGQETVIVYNNCLQHIEVKSITIPSEPNQ
- a CDS encoding LysR family transcriptional regulator, which codes for MSPRLDIDALKTLCAIADHGGITRASDHLALSQSAVSHKIKRLEQNIDCTLLTRRAGAPLLSSEGLRLLGYARRILALHDEALLSFSKKPLTGKIRLGMTEDVTSSDLSRILGRYTRLHPNVAVRSRVRQSLILQEELRQGEIDLAIMQVFSHQLKPQDVVLFEDKMHWVKATDVVISDKKPIPFLAYDAQCFYRQWVMDSERMFYPGVEEVLECASSAGIASAVKSGLGVALLPGRYLSKEMQIMESPFPPAPDITYIVRVAQQSRSKPVTALAREIVENVSFYPTLQVA
- a CDS encoding DUF5665 domain-containing protein, giving the protein MNNKDLYQELQQIGRELERFNRHRFLRIQNSFPRLMLFNLARGMAFGLGTVLGASVVLSVFVWSLSQVEFVPIIGDWAAQILEQVNIQQPE
- a CDS encoding antibiotic biosynthesis monooxygenase, which codes for MPNIKKSNSYQTVITTFEMTPGTCQDLLDELTAAYDAFISKQPGFIAAGLHVNDAQTRIANYSQWERREDFQAMLRSDEMRVHNRKFNALCKSFEPVMYDVAATFN